The following coding sequences are from one Treponema parvum window:
- a CDS encoding nuclear transport factor 2 family protein, translating into MKNETMKVFDAYRDALEKGDFAGVFATLSDTIVWHMGGESSLSGTITGKQALGERLGEFAKRSGSTFKVITNWAASNECFVAASVVSVAERGTYKLNDPGIDLFKIENGKIQEVWTFAEQQSAEDKFWG; encoded by the coding sequence ATGAAAAATGAAACAATGAAGGTCTTTGATGCTTACCGAGATGCACTGGAAAAAGGTGATTTTGCGGGAGTTTTTGCAACACTGTCCGATACTATTGTATGGCACATGGGAGGCGAAAGTTCGCTTTCAGGTACGATTACAGGGAAACAAGCATTGGGTGAGCGTTTAGGAGAATTTGCAAAAAGGAGCGGCAGCACATTTAAAGTTATTACCAATTGGGCTGCGAGCAACGAATGTTTTGTTGCTGCAAGTGTTGTTTCCGTAGCGGAGAGAGGAACTTATAAGCTAAATGATCCGGGCATTGATCTATTCAAAATAGAAAACGGCAAGATACAAGAAGTATGGACTTTTGCCGAACAACAATCGGCAGAAGATAAATTTTGGGGCTAA
- a CDS encoding winged helix-turn-helix transcriptional regulator encodes MMSIYDKCPFATTQRVLQGKWAIIILYHLSTGTKRFNELQRLMPTTTRTVLTRQLRQLEKDKLIDRKVFAEVPPHVEYSLSKLGTQFQKVLDEIEIFGLNYIAELNKMQKGKSR; translated from the coding sequence ATGATGTCGATTTATGATAAGTGTCCCTTCGCTACTACTCAAAGAGTATTGCAAGGGAAATGGGCGATTATAATTTTATATCATCTGAGCACGGGCACAAAAAGGTTTAATGAACTTCAAAGATTAATGCCTACAACAACTCGAACTGTTTTAACAAGGCAACTCCGTCAGCTTGAAAAAGATAAACTAATCGACCGCAAAGTCTTTGCCGAAGTCCCGCCTCATGTTGAATACTCTTTGAGTAAATTGGGAACTCAGTTTCAAAAAGTATTAGACGAGATTGAGATTTTCGGTTTGAATTATATCGCCGAATTAAATAAAATGCAAAAAGGAAAAAGCAGGTAG
- a CDS encoding type II toxin-antitoxin system RelE/ParE family toxin, with the protein MEKAEQDLSEIVTYLSDMLCNPKAADSLLEEFLEVKTNLEDNPYMYPLSNDLVLQMEGYHRFLFKKNYIALYLIDDDKKEVSIMRIFYAKRDYNNLI; encoded by the coding sequence ATGGAAAAAGCAGAACAAGATTTGTCGGAAATAGTAACATATCTTTCTGATATGCTCTGCAATCCTAAGGCTGCTGACAGTTTGCTGGAAGAATTTTTGGAGGTAAAAACAAACCTTGAAGATAATCCGTATATGTATCCTTTAAGTAATGATTTGGTACTGCAAATGGAAGGATATCATAGGTTTCTTTTTAAGAAAAATTATATTGCGTTGTATCTGATTGATGATGACAAAAAAGAAGTTTCAATAATGCGTATTTTTTACGCAAAAAGAGATTATAATAATTTAATATAA
- a CDS encoding type II toxin-antitoxin system Phd/YefM family antitoxin: MPRIVPIRDLKNTTAISQICHEDKEPIFVTKNGYGDMVIMSMETYEKNLFLSNVYGKLEEAKQDMKNGRYSSVEDTVSRIREKHGL, translated from the coding sequence ATGCCAAGAATAGTTCCGATAAGAGATTTAAAAAATACTACAGCAATTTCACAAATATGCCATGAGGATAAAGAGCCTATTTTTGTTACAAAAAACGGTTATGGAGACATGGTAATTATGAGTATGGAAACCTATGAAAAAAATCTTTTTCTTTCCAATGTTTATGGTAAGCTTGAAGAAGCAAAGCAAGACATGAAAAACGGCAGATATTCTTCTGTCGAGGATACAGTTTCCCGTATAAGGGAGAAACATGGCCTATAA
- a CDS encoding VOC family protein: protein MKLDGFGVFVKDMPTMVRFYRDILGFEIKEAEDASNIFLEKDGTLFLFYRRSDFEKMTSTKFNYAEKINGHFEIALGVENFAAVDKAYNEIIAKGGESVMPPTTEPWGQRTCYIADPEGNLVEIGSFVKD, encoded by the coding sequence ATGAAATTAGATGGATTTGGTGTTTTTGTAAAAGATATGCCGACGATGGTGCGTTTTTACAGGGATATATTGGGATTTGAAATCAAAGAGGCAGAAGATGCATCGAATATATTTCTTGAAAAGGACGGCACTCTGTTTCTATTTTACAGACGCTCGGATTTTGAAAAGATGACTTCTACAAAATTCAATTATGCAGAAAAGATAAATGGACATTTTGAAATTGCCTTAGGCGTAGAAAATTTTGCGGCAGTGGATAAAGCATATAATGAAATAATCGCAAAGGGTGGAGAATCTGTAATGCCGCCTACAACAGAGCCTTGGGGACAGCGAACTTGCTACATTGCCGACCCCGAAGGGAATCTTGTAGAAATCGGTTCTTTCGTGAAAGACTAA
- a CDS encoding helix-turn-helix domain-containing protein: MTLTEALKEQTKDETFRKEYESLEPEYDLISSLIDARKLNHVTQKQLADATGIAQSDISKIENGSGNPTIKILKRLADGLGMNLKIEFIAKTKISM; encoded by the coding sequence ATGACATTAACAGAGGCATTAAAAGAACAAACGAAAGATGAAACTTTCAGAAAGGAATATGAATCTCTTGAACCGGAATATGACCTTATCAGTTCATTAATTGATGCCAGAAAATTGAATCATGTTACGCAAAAACAACTTGCCGATGCAACCGGAATTGCGCAATCAGATATAAGCAAAATAGAGAATGGTTCTGGAAATCCGACAATAAAGATTTTGAAAAGGCTTGCAGACGGACTGGGGATGAATTTGAAGATAGAATTTATTGCTAAAACTAAAATATCGATGTAG
- a CDS encoding type II toxin-antitoxin system RelE/ParE family toxin, which yields MANNWIVEFYETKAGEKPSLDFINTLEVKLKAKVFRDLGLLENKGNELRLPYSQHLDDGIFELRTIQGNNIVRHLYFFIIEKKIVITHGFRKKTQKTPPSEIQREKDYRTDYLNRNLEAGGKK from the coding sequence ATGGCAAATAATTGGATCGTTGAATTCTATGAAACAAAAGCAGGTGAAAAACCGAGTTTAGATTTCATAAATACGCTTGAAGTCAAGCTTAAGGCTAAAGTGTTCCGTGATTTAGGATTACTAGAAAATAAAGGAAATGAATTAAGATTGCCATATTCCCAGCACCTTGATGACGGTATATTTGAGTTAAGAACAATTCAAGGTAACAATATAGTAAGGCATTTGTATTTTTTTATCATAGAAAAGAAGATAGTCATAACGCATGGTTTTCGAAAGAAAACTCAAAAAACACCACCTTCAGAAATACAAAGGGAAAAAGATTATCGAACTGACTACTTGAATAGAAATCTGGAGGCAGGAGGAAAGAAATGA
- a CDS encoding SAP domain-containing protein produces MTIKEFENKYWYMSELKALAKSIEIPFDSKIRKDQLEEMIIHFLETGTVNKKNSYRSKNRNKDILNNHTYVENFSNKKETWAFIHSEMDKRIPGLKPKSGAKYWLNRWIENKLSHGEKITYNDVICEYIQLNKTEEKLPQIPSCKFNNFISDYLANEKNATREEALDAWNKLKDMKAKKDYITWKKNKNTI; encoded by the coding sequence ATGACAATAAAAGAATTCGAGAATAAATATTGGTACATGAGTGAACTCAAAGCATTAGCAAAATCGATTGAAATTCCTTTTGATTCAAAAATACGAAAGGATCAGCTGGAAGAGATGATTATTCATTTTTTGGAAACCGGAACAGTGAATAAAAAGAATAGTTATCGGAGTAAAAACCGGAATAAAGATATATTGAATAATCATACTTATGTTGAAAATTTCAGCAACAAAAAAGAAACATGGGCATTCATACACAGTGAGATGGATAAACGGATTCCGGGATTAAAACCAAAATCAGGGGCAAAATATTGGCTTAATCGATGGATTGAAAATAAACTGTCCCATGGCGAAAAAATAACTTATAATGATGTCATTTGTGAATATATTCAGCTAAACAAAACAGAAGAAAAGCTTCCCCAAATTCCATCCTGTAAATTTAATAACTTCATCAGTGATTATCTCGCAAATGAAAAAAATGCAACAAGAGAAGAGGCTTTAGACGCATGGAATAAGCTAAAAGATATGAAAGCAAAAAAAGATTATATAACGTGGAAAAAGAATAAAAATACAATTTAA
- a CDS encoding DUF3781 domain-containing protein: protein MGIERIKRNLDLDTKDVIERCKNKILDKRSSIIRKGKNWYISIEDIMRTVKAYSYTIGHL from the coding sequence ATGGGTATTGAGCGAATAAAACGTAATCTTGATTTAGATACCAAAGATGTTATTGAGCGGTGTAAAAATAAAATTCTTGATAAGAGAAGTTCAATAATCAGAAAAGGAAAAAATTGGTATATAAGTATCGAGGATATTATGAGAACTGTTAAGGCATACAGTTACACAATAGGGCATCTCTAA
- a CDS encoding NAD(P)-dependent malic enzyme: MDYAKESLRLHGQWKGKIEIVSKVPVATKEDLSLAYTPGVAQPCLEIQKDISKSYTLTARHNLCAVITDGSAVLGLGDIGPEAGMPVMEGKCVLFKTFGGVNAFPLCIKTKDVDEFVNTVYLLSGSFGGINLEDIAAPRCFEIEQKLKEKCDIPIFHDDQHGTAVVTLAGLTNALKVAKKNLSDVKIVVNGAGAAAVAIAKLLLSAGAKNIILCDSVGVIYKNRKERMNRIKEEISLVTNPCDIKGSLSDAMEDADVFIGVSAPGVLKPETVRKMACSPIVFACANPTPEIFPEDAKSSGAVVVATGRSDYPNQINNVLAFPGIFRGAFDVRASEINERMKVAAADAIASLISDKELNADYVIPAALDPRVGPAVAKAVAEAAKKTGVARI, from the coding sequence ATGGACTATGCTAAGGAATCGCTTCGCCTTCACGGGCAGTGGAAAGGAAAAATTGAAATCGTTTCAAAGGTGCCTGTCGCCACAAAGGAAGATCTGTCGCTGGCCTATACGCCGGGCGTAGCTCAACCGTGTCTTGAAATCCAAAAAGATATAAGCAAAAGCTATACCCTTACTGCGCGCCATAACCTGTGCGCGGTAATCACCGACGGTTCCGCCGTCTTGGGACTAGGCGATATCGGCCCGGAAGCGGGAATGCCCGTCATGGAAGGAAAATGCGTTTTATTCAAAACCTTCGGCGGAGTCAACGCCTTTCCTCTTTGCATAAAAACAAAAGACGTGGACGAATTTGTAAACACTGTTTATCTTTTGTCAGGCTCATTCGGCGGTATAAACCTTGAAGACATAGCCGCCCCGCGGTGTTTTGAAATCGAACAAAAATTAAAAGAAAAGTGCGACATCCCGATTTTTCATGACGATCAGCACGGTACGGCCGTTGTCACTCTCGCAGGTTTGACAAACGCTCTTAAAGTCGCTAAGAAAAACCTTTCCGACGTAAAGATTGTCGTAAACGGCGCGGGGGCGGCGGCCGTCGCCATCGCGAAACTTCTTTTAAGCGCAGGCGCAAAAAACATAATTCTGTGCGACAGCGTAGGCGTGATCTACAAAAACAGAAAAGAAAGGATGAACCGGATCAAGGAAGAGATCTCCCTCGTTACAAACCCCTGCGATATAAAGGGATCCTTGTCGGACGCCATGGAAGACGCAGACGTGTTTATAGGAGTGTCCGCTCCGGGAGTATTAAAACCGGAAACCGTCCGAAAGATGGCCTGTTCGCCGATAGTTTTTGCCTGTGCGAATCCTACGCCTGAAATTTTTCCGGAAGATGCGAAATCTTCAGGAGCCGTCGTCGTAGCCACGGGGAGAAGCGACTACCCCAACCAGATAAACAATGTCTTGGCCTTCCCCGGCATTTTCCGTGGAGCGTTTGACGTACGCGCCTCCGAGATCAATGAACGGATGAAGGTCGCCGCAGCCGACGCGATAGCGTCTTTAATTTCCGACAAAGAATTAAACGCCGATTACGTAATTCCCGCCGCTTTAGATCCGCGCGTAGGCCCTGCAGTAGCGAAAGCCGTAGCCGAAGCGGCGAAAAAAACGGGCGTCGCACGCATATAA
- the ettA gene encoding energy-dependent translational throttle protein EttA produces MAKTFDDKKIIYTMNDVSRAYGTKVVLKNISISYYYGAKIGVIGANGSGKSSLFKILAGEDKDFTGATILAPGYTIGYLEQEPQLEAGKTVKEIVSEGVKHITDLLAEFDKVNEAFGEENADFDKLCARQAEIQEKLDTADAWNLDSNLELAMNALRCPPQDQVVDTLSGGERRRVALCRLLLKRPDILLLDEPTNHLDAETVAWLEKYLHDYEGTVIAITHDRYFLDDVAGWILELDRGEGYPFKGNYSSWLEQKEARLAMEEKGESQRRREIQKELEWIHTSAKGRQAKHKEHITKYEELLSKGAKVKLKDTQISIPAGPRLGNVVIEAHDLTKSFGDKLLFEKLNFIIPAGAVVGIVGPNGAGKTTLFKLIAGAAKQVEAESGANSNSEEKPDSGSIKVGSSVKLVYVDQLRSRLDEDKTVYETLTDNLDIVKLGAVDEKGRALEGGVREVNGHAYCAWFNFNGADQNKKIKVLSGGEKNRLNLGMMLKESGNVLLLDEPTNDLDVQTVRALEEALEDFAGCALVVSHDRWFLDRICTHILAFENNSEVRWFEGNWSEYAAWKKEQFGEDAGVPKRTVYRKMTRA; encoded by the coding sequence ATGGCCAAAACATTTGACGATAAAAAGATAATATACACGATGAACGACGTAAGCCGCGCTTACGGTACGAAGGTCGTTTTAAAAAACATAAGTATTTCCTATTATTACGGCGCTAAGATCGGCGTTATAGGAGCAAACGGTTCCGGAAAATCGAGCCTTTTTAAAATTCTTGCGGGAGAAGACAAGGATTTTACCGGAGCGACGATCCTTGCTCCTGGGTATACCATAGGTTATTTGGAGCAGGAGCCGCAGCTTGAAGCCGGTAAGACCGTAAAAGAGATTGTGAGCGAAGGCGTAAAGCACATTACCGATCTGTTGGCCGAATTCGATAAGGTAAACGAAGCCTTCGGCGAAGAAAACGCGGATTTCGATAAGCTTTGCGCGCGTCAGGCGGAAATTCAGGAAAAACTGGACACAGCCGACGCATGGAACCTTGATTCCAACCTTGAGCTTGCAATGAACGCGCTGCGCTGTCCTCCTCAGGATCAAGTCGTAGACACTTTAAGCGGCGGCGAGAGGCGCCGTGTCGCTCTGTGCCGGCTGCTTTTAAAACGCCCCGACATACTTCTTCTTGACGAACCCACAAACCATTTGGACGCGGAAACGGTCGCCTGGCTTGAAAAATATTTGCATGATTATGAAGGGACTGTGATAGCGATAACGCACGACCGTTATTTTCTTGACGACGTGGCCGGCTGGATTTTGGAACTGGATCGCGGCGAAGGATATCCGTTTAAAGGGAACTATTCAAGTTGGCTTGAACAAAAAGAGGCCAGACTCGCTATGGAAGAAAAAGGCGAAAGTCAGCGGCGCAGGGAAATACAAAAGGAACTTGAATGGATTCACACAAGCGCAAAGGGGCGGCAGGCAAAACACAAGGAACATATTACAAAATACGAAGAGCTTCTTTCAAAGGGCGCAAAGGTAAAACTTAAAGACACACAGATTTCAATTCCTGCAGGTCCGCGCTTGGGCAACGTGGTTATCGAAGCGCACGATTTGACAAAGAGCTTCGGCGACAAACTCTTGTTTGAAAAACTGAATTTTATAATACCGGCAGGAGCCGTAGTAGGCATAGTAGGGCCGAACGGCGCGGGTAAAACCACGTTGTTTAAATTGATTGCGGGCGCGGCAAAACAAGTAGAGGCGGAAAGCGGAGCAAATTCCAATTCGGAAGAAAAGCCCGATTCGGGGTCAATAAAGGTCGGTTCCAGCGTAAAGCTTGTCTATGTAGATCAGCTCCGCTCAAGGCTGGACGAAGATAAAACCGTCTATGAAACGCTCACCGACAACCTTGATATTGTAAAATTGGGAGCCGTAGATGAAAAAGGAAGAGCTCTTGAGGGCGGCGTTCGTGAAGTAAACGGACACGCTTATTGCGCCTGGTTCAATTTTAACGGCGCCGACCAGAATAAAAAGATAAAGGTTTTATCCGGCGGAGAAAAAAATCGGCTGAATCTCGGAATGATGTTAAAAGAATCCGGGAACGTTTTGCTTTTGGACGAACCCACGAACGATCTGGACGTTCAAACGGTGCGGGCGCTGGAAGAAGCTCTGGAAGATTTTGCAGGCTGCGCCCTTGTGGTAAGCCATGACCGCTGGTTTTTGGACAGGATCTGCACGCACATACTTGCGTTTGAAAACAACAGCGAAGTCAGATGGTTTGAAGGCAACTGGTCGGAATATGCCGCATGGAAAAAAGAACAGTTCGGAGAAGACGCCGGAGTTCCCAAGCGGACTGTTTACCGCAAAATGACAAGGGCTTGA
- the rpmB gene encoding 50S ribosomal protein L28, which translates to MSRSCDICGKSPMYGNKVSKSFNHSHRTWKPNLMKVKTEFEGRTATFNVCARCLRSEFIVKKVRIPKENPAVES; encoded by the coding sequence ATGTCCAGATCATGCGATATTTGCGGAAAATCTCCGATGTATGGTAATAAAGTAAGTAAATCCTTTAATCATTCTCACCGTACCTGGAAGCCTAATCTGATGAAAGTAAAAACGGAATTCGAAGGCAGAACCGCTACTTTTAATGTCTGCGCGCGCTGTCTGCGAAGCGAATTTATCGTAAAAAAGGTAAGAATTCCTAAAGAAAATCCGGCTGTTGAATCTTAA
- a CDS encoding MBL fold metallo-hydrolase, translated as MIFTFMGTGTSHGVPVIACKCAVCRSRDRKDKRLRCSAYIRSSDTSGKTTHILIDTGPEFRIQALKYKIPSLDALFITHSHADHLNGLDDLRIFSHTKYSDHCRSKQGDYPQTGGQGLPVYTNAETVSEIKTRFNYIFKRTQIAGGKPKLCLIDSGGFDSAHPISVGNISVIPVPMMHGELASTGWLLSCKGKDLKKHSIAYLTDCNFISDESLKLIEKNCGVLDHVVIDALRKKEHTTHLNFDSAMKYAGLLKAKHTWFTHICHDMSHTDICNYILDRVHLFPELQEAVFNGATVKPSYDGLVIRSGE; from the coding sequence ATGATTTTTACTTTTATGGGAACGGGAACCAGTCACGGAGTTCCCGTCATAGCATGCAAATGTGCGGTATGTCGCTCCCGCGACAGAAAGGATAAACGGCTCAGATGCAGCGCGTATATCAGGTCTTCAGATACATCGGGAAAAACGACGCATATCTTAATAGACACCGGTCCCGAATTCCGCATACAGGCGCTGAAATATAAAATTCCTTCGCTGGACGCTTTGTTTATTACGCATTCCCACGCGGATCATTTAAACGGACTTGACGATCTTCGCATATTCAGCCATACAAAGTATTCCGACCATTGCCGCTCGAAGCAGGGCGATTACCCTCAGACAGGCGGACAGGGGCTGCCCGTGTATACAAACGCCGAAACCGTTTCGGAAATAAAAACCAGATTCAATTATATTTTTAAACGTACCCAAATTGCCGGCGGCAAACCTAAATTGTGCCTTATCGACAGCGGCGGGTTTGATTCCGCGCATCCGATCAGCGTAGGAAATATTTCGGTTATTCCCGTTCCCATGATGCACGGAGAACTTGCTTCTACGGGATGGCTTTTGTCCTGTAAGGGCAAGGATCTTAAAAAACATTCCATTGCATATCTTACCGACTGTAATTTTATAAGCGACGAATCTTTAAAACTTATAGAAAAAAACTGCGGTGTTCTCGATCATGTCGTCATTGACGCGCTGCGGAAAAAAGAACATACGACGCATTTGAATTTTGACTCTGCAATGAAGTATGCCGGCCTCTTAAAGGCAAAACACACATGGTTTACGCACATCTGTCACGACATGTCGCACACGGATATTTGCAATTACATACTTGACCGTGTGCACCTTTTTCCGGAACTGCAGGAGGCGGTTTTTAACGGCGCGACCGTTAAGCCTTCTTACGACGGCCTTGTGATCAGATCGGGAGAATAA
- a CDS encoding leucine-rich repeat domain-containing protein, protein MTKSKTHNKKGAAAIVTVAVLALIALFGMAACSNAAQSGTGTGGSTALPEAPFVEGGASLILSPDKLDIKVKVTTSDGSSVTVEGCEETTLTSGARTVLHAKGRLVILKGNIKELDFYKNQLTALNVQGLTDLRTLDCWGNQLTELNVQGCTALQELKCGFNKLTALDVQGLTTLQNLFCPFNQLTVLNVQDLTALKELTCHGNRLNAEAFTKLFTDLPQRADSDRANCVLYIEKPGFTDDNHIDFTAPPDLAAAFNNVKTKKRWVMLKMTVDNIGKLHWIGL, encoded by the coding sequence ATGACAAAATCTAAAACTCACAACAAGAAGGGAGCCGCGGCAATCGTTACAGTCGCAGTTTTGGCGCTCATTGCGCTGTTTGGTATGGCCGCGTGCTCGAATGCGGCGCAATCCGGTACGGGAACAGGCGGAAGTACGGCACTGCCCGAAGCCCCCTTTGTCGAAGGCGGCGCCTCCCTCATCTTAAGTCCCGACAAGCTCGACATCAAAGTTAAGGTAACAACCTCAGACGGTTCCTCCGTAACGGTAGAAGGCTGCGAAGAAACAACGCTTACAAGCGGTGCCAGAACCGTGCTGCATGCAAAAGGCAGATTGGTAATTCTCAAAGGCAATATCAAAGAGCTGGATTTCTACAAGAATCAGCTGACTGCCCTTAATGTGCAGGGCTTAACCGATTTGCGAACGCTGGACTGCTGGGGCAATCAGCTTACCGAACTTAACGTGCAGGGCTGCACCGCTTTACAAGAGCTGAAATGCGGCTTCAATAAACTAACCGCTCTTGACGTGCAGGGCTTAACTACTTTGCAAAATCTGTTCTGCCCTTTCAATCAGCTTACCGTTCTTAATGTGCAGGACTTAACCGCTTTGAAAGAGCTGACGTGCCACGGCAATCGGCTTAATGCAGAAGCCTTTACCAAGCTCTTTACCGATTTACCGCAGAGGGCGGATAGTGATCGTGCAAATTGCGTTCTTTATATCGAAAAGCCCGGCTTTACTGACGACAACCATATTGATTTTACCGCTCCGCCGGATTTAGCAGCGGCCTTTAATAATGTAAAAACAAAAAAAAGGTGGGTTATGCTTAAAATGACTGTAGATAATATTGGGAAACTACATTGGATTGGGCTTTAA
- the prs gene encoding ribose-phosphate diphosphokinase, translating into MPYSEPTNLAIVACPGGEAFANAVIVHLRNMYKHRFALKTDVISKRYQLTKNDLIRRINLDSDVQMSDVCMRGSVDGYRPPIFKVKARFTYFMNGEFKTELLDSIRGKDVYIFQDCENHEKLPLNEGNNLISLSVNDHVISMLVTIDAVQEAGAKTITLVLPVYPYSRQHKKKGREGLTARMLGHIYENMGVTRIITLDLHSREIINSFSLTQLENLHASYQIIRELGKCVDLNNKTEDLIVVSPDTGAIDRNKFYAAGLKLPLAMIYKERDYSIVTQDAHSTNIKSIKLLGDVNGKVAFMADDMLGTGGTLLKAMEYLRTQGATKVIAAISLPFFTGNAIEQFDEAYKNGLFYRIIGTNAVYHEDLLKREWYISTDVSGLFANVIMRVYHNQSISGLLDNRGIIEKLLK; encoded by the coding sequence ATGCCGTATTCCGAACCGACCAATCTTGCGATTGTAGCATGTCCCGGCGGAGAAGCGTTTGCTAACGCCGTCATAGTACATCTTCGCAATATGTACAAACATCGCTTTGCACTAAAAACCGATGTCATTTCCAAACGTTATCAACTGACAAAAAACGACCTCATCAGAAGAATAAACCTTGACAGCGACGTGCAGATGTCCGACGTCTGCATGCGAGGTTCCGTCGACGGTTACAGACCTCCGATCTTTAAAGTAAAAGCGCGTTTTACATATTTTATGAACGGCGAATTTAAGACGGAGCTTCTTGACTCCATTCGCGGAAAAGACGTTTACATCTTTCAAGACTGTGAAAACCATGAAAAACTTCCCTTAAACGAAGGGAATAATTTAATATCGCTTTCCGTAAATGACCATGTAATTTCCATGCTGGTTACCATAGACGCCGTTCAGGAAGCAGGCGCAAAAACCATAACTCTGGTTCTTCCCGTCTATCCCTACAGCCGCCAGCATAAAAAGAAAGGCCGCGAAGGACTTACCGCAAGAATGCTCGGTCATATTTACGAAAACATGGGAGTTACCCGTATCATCACTCTCGACCTGCATTCCCGCGAAATTATAAATTCCTTCAGTCTCACGCAGCTTGAAAACCTGCACGCAAGCTACCAGATAATAAGGGAGCTCGGAAAATGCGTGGATTTGAACAATAAAACCGAAGATCTTATAGTCGTTTCGCCGGATACCGGGGCTATAGACCGCAACAAGTTTTACGCCGCAGGGCTTAAACTTCCCCTTGCCATGATATATAAGGAACGCGATTATTCGATAGTCACCCAAGACGCACACAGCACAAATATAAAATCGATAAAACTGCTCGGCGACGTAAACGGAAAAGTTGCGTTTATGGCGGACGACATGCTCGGCACCGGAGGCACATTGCTCAAGGCGATGGAATATTTAAGAACCCAAGGAGCGACGAAGGTTATCGCAGCCATAAGCCTGCCTTTTTTTACGGGAAACGCTATCGAACAGTTTGACGAAGCTTACAAAAACGGACTTTTTTACAGAATCATAGGCACGAACGCGGTTTATCATGAAGATCTTTTAAAGCGCGAATGGTACATAAGCACGGACGTAAGCGGTTTGTTCGCCAATGTAATTATGAGAGTCTATCATAACCAGTCTATAAGCGGCTTGCTCGATAACCGTGGAATTATTGAAAAACTGCTCAAATAA